The Catenulispora sp. MAP5-51 genome segment CCGCCGCGTCGAGCCCGCCGCCCCTCCCATACCTCATACCAACGGCATAGCGCGCACGTAACAGCCTGTCACCAGACGTCGACCCGGCAACGACATCCGGTCCGAAAGCCCTCTAGCTAGAGCGCACAGCTGCCGCCGGTTGCCTGATCACGGGGTGTGGGTAAGTGTGGGATGACTTGACCGGCCGGGAGCGTAACTTTGACCGAACTCACGGGGCAGGCTCAGGACGTCGCCGCCCAGACCAAGCTTATCAGCAGGTTGCGGACGTTCGGCGCTGTTCTGTGCATCGCCGCGGTCATCATTCGCACTGCCGCCTTCGGCCACGATCTGCGGTTGGTCGGTGATGTCGGCGTCCCGGTGACCTACTCCTGGATCGTATTTGCGGTTCTGACCGCCTGCCACGTGTTCCTAACCCCGTTCCACGTCCACAAGACGCACGAGGTGTGGCTCGACCTGAAGTCCGGAGAAGGCGCCACCATCCTGGACGTTGTCAAACGCGAAGGCGGCATCTACGTCAGCCACATCGAGCCCACACTGACCAAGCGCAGATTTCGCTACCACCGCAGCCTGTGGGACCTCTCGTCCTGGACCGCCTACTTCAGCACCGTCCTGCTCGTCGCGGCGGTCGCCCCCTGGCACCTGGACCACGGCCACCTCCGGTGGGCGAAGACCTCGACGACCGTCTGCCTGCTGCTGGTGGCCTTGGCGCTGGCGGCTGTCAACTGGGTGGCCGGCAGCACGTGGATGGTAGCGCTCATCGAACTTGCGGTGCCGCGCGACCAGGCGTCCTATCACGCGAAGCTTGAAATCCGAGAGGAGTCGGCGCTCCACGGACTGCGGCGTGAGCTGCTGAACAGATGTGTGTATGGTTCCCTGCTCGGGTTACTGCTGTTCGTGGCCCTCAAGCTTTCCGACGTCGTCAGCTGGTCGTGGTGGTGGCTGTCCATACCTCTGATTGCGTCGATGGCGGCGATTGCAGCCGCGTTCCTGGCGGGACTCGCCGTGCTGTCGTGAGCATGACCCTGCCATGTGGTGCTCGGCGGCCGTGGAAGGGCGTCAGGGTTCTACAGTGAATATTCGCGCGGGGCTGGTCATGGGGAGGGGCCTGGTGTGATCGAGACGCTCTAGGAGCGCGGGAAGGCTGGATCAATAGCTCTACGGCGGCACCGCTAGTGCATTGAACTGGGCGACTTGTCCGAGGGGTAGAGAATGAGGTACTTGGGCATCTGGCGATCCTCCGTGTCAACGCCGCACACGAACCGAACAGCGGATGCACAGTTAGTGCCTTCGTGTGTTTGCGGGGCCGGAGAGCATGCCGAGACCTTCCGGTATTACGGGAAGGTCTCGGCCGTACTACTTGTGGAGCCTTAGGGACTTGTGTCCGACTTAATTGACGGCCCAGTGCTGCGTGGCCGATCCGGTGTCCGCCTGCTGAGTTACCGTCGAGCCGTCGGTGGTGATCGACGCGGTGGTCAGCAGCAGTCCGCTCTTCTGGGAGGCGATGGTGTAGCCGCCGCCCGTCAGCGGGGTCACGATCCAGTGCTGGCTGTTGCTTCCGGTGCACGTGGACTGGATGACCGCGGCTCCGGCGGTCGTGGCGCCGCCACTGACCTCCATGCACAGTTGCGACAAGCCGTTGGCGATCTGGTAGGAGCCGTCCGGTTGCTGGGTGAAGACCCAGTTCTGGTTCGACGTGCCGCCGGGCGGCCAGGTGATGAGCTGGGTTCCGGCGGTCCTGGAGCTGTTCGGGTCGTCCAGGGCTTTGCCCGAGGCGACGATGGTGTGGGTGCCGTTGAGGTTCGTCGCCGCGGCGGTGCCGCTCGCGACGAAGTTGTCGATGTGGACGCTGGTGTTCGCGGAGTTGTAGGTCATGTTCACGCGCAGGTAGCGCGCCTGGACGTTGACCGGGTAGCTGTCGCCGGCGCTGGTCGCGACCGCGGTGGTGTTCTTCGTCGCGATCGTCGTCCAGGTGGCACCGTCAGTGCTGGCCTGGATGTTGTATTGGTAGTAGCGGGTCCCGTCGTTGTAGGTGGTGACGGCGACGTTGTTGACGTTGTAGAGCCCTTGCAGGTCGACCTGCCACCACTGGGAGTAGGGGCCCGCGGCCCAGTAGCTGTTGTTGCTGGGGTCGCCGTCCACCGCCAGGCTCGCCGGATGCCCGGCTTCATTGCTTTGCGCGGTCGCCGGCTTGTTCAGCGCGAGGTTCACGGCGGTGGCAGTCCCCACCGCCATGAAGCTGAGGGTCTGCTCGGCATCGCTGCGGGTCCCGCCGACGCTTCCGCCGAGGGTGTCGGTCCAGTAGCGCGGCGGGGTGGTCTCGGCCAGGCGTGTGGAGTCTGAGGACATGCCCAGCGCCAGGCCGCTGTAGCGGTTGACGAGCCGGTAGCTGCCCAGCGGTGCGCTGGAGGCGTCGGTGTTCTTGACGAAGAACCACTGCTGGCCGACGGTGGGGCCACCGGTGCCCTGTGTGGTCGCCGTCGGCCGGGTCCCCCAGGCGCGGTTCGCCGTGGCGGTGGAGTCGACGCCCAGCAGCTGGCCGGTCGCGGCGTTGGCGATGGTGTAGGAGCCGTCGCCATCGGATGTGAACGCCCAGGCCTCCAGCGTCGAGCCGGTGGGTGACGCGATCGAGGTGGTCGCGGAACTGCCCGAGACCTGTGCCAGGATCCTGCCCGATCCGCTGCCGATCTGGTAGGTCTTGGACGGGTCGACCGGCGGCGCGGCCGGTGTCGTCGAGTCGATCGTGACGTTGCGGTACTCGGCGCCGCCCGACGGGCATCCGAAGTCGCAGTAGCTGCGGAACGTCTTGCCCACGATGGTCCCGGAGCTGCGGTTCACACTGTCGACGAACCAGTGGTACCAGTAGTCCTGGTACAACGTGGAGCCGGTGTCGCTGATCTGGTACCACTTTTGCGTCGCCAGGTTGTCGGTCGCGAACAGCGGCTCCGCGTGCGCCGGAGCGGCCGAGGTGTTCTCCGGGTTGGCCCCGGCGATGTACAAGCCGAGGTAGGCGTCGTAGGTGACGTTCATGTACAGCAGCGGCGACTGCCCGGGCAGCTTCCCGGACGTCACCTGGTCCTCGAACGGTCCGGTGTTGGCGGGGTTGTAGTCCATGGTCGTCGGCGTGTACCCGTTCGGGTTCGAGGCGTCAACCGGGACCAGGTCGCTCTCCTTGCCCCCGATGCCTGGCTGCGACCAGGCGCCGTTGTACCACTTGGACCAGGAGCCGGCCGCCATCTTCCCGGACAGCGGCGCGCGGGCCACGAACTCCAGGCGGTTCCAGGTGCCGCCGCCGCCGAACTTGTCGAGGACCGCCGCACTGTAATAGACGTAGAAGTACCCGGACGCGGTGTCGACGAACAGGCGCGGGTCGCCGTCACCGAAGTAGTAGGTCTGGTTGGGGAACGCGACCGTGTCGCCCCGCTGGGTGCTGAACGGCGACGTGATCGCGTGACCGGTGATGGTCCACGTGTGGCCCTGGTCGGTCGACTTCGCGTAGTCGATCGAGTCGTAGTGCACCGCGTCCATGAAGGGCGATGGCGTGAACTCGTTGTGGACCAGCCCGATCCAGTCGCCGGTGTCGGGGTCGACCCAGGTACCGATCAGGTCGCAGTAGTTCGGCTGGGTGTAGGT includes the following:
- a CDS encoding RICIN domain-containing protein, which produces MPRSRRTLAAALTALTVAAAAAAIQTTASATPPLPPGTTYTVTVGAAGPNNYSTDSPASPFIDKDGTFHTQESASLYGATDPRVWLFDTGTNFDDGALDSGLDNAVNPNNSQDENNNTTWRCNNSPTGLSATPAPPTSTYTQPNYCDLIGTWVDPDTGDWIGLVHNEFTPSPFMDAVHYDSIDYAKSTDQGHTWTITGHAITSPFSTQRGDTVAFPNQTYYFGDGDPRLFVDTASGYFYVYYSAAVLDKFGGGGTWNRLEFVARAPLSGKMAAGSWSKWYNGAWSQPGIGGKESDLVPVDASNPNGYTPTTMDYNPANTGPFEDQVTSGKLPGQSPLLYMNVTYDAYLGLYIAGANPENTSAAPAHAEPLFATDNLATQKWYQISDTGSTLYQDYWYHWFVDSVNRSSGTIVGKTFRSYCDFGCPSGGAEYRNVTIDSTTPAAPPVDPSKTYQIGSGSGRILAQVSGSSATTSIASPTGSTLEAWAFTSDGDGSYTIANAATGQLLGVDSTATANRAWGTRPTATTQGTGGPTVGQQWFFVKNTDASSAPLGSYRLVNRYSGLALGMSSDSTRLAETTPPRYWTDTLGGSVGGTRSDAEQTLSFMAVGTATAVNLALNKPATAQSNEAGHPASLAVDGDPSNNSYWAAGPYSQWWQVDLQGLYNVNNVAVTTYNDGTRYYQYNIQASTDGATWTTIATKNTTAVATSAGDSYPVNVQARYLRVNMTYNSANTSVHIDNFVASGTAAATNLNGTHTIVASGKALDDPNSSRTAGTQLITWPPGGTSNQNWVFTQQPDGSYQIANGLSQLCMEVSGGATTAGAAVIQSTCTGSNSQHWIVTPLTGGGYTIASQKSGLLLTTASITTDGSTVTQQADTGSATQHWAVN